The DNA segment GCTTGTTTACGATCTCCATATTGAATGATAAAGCAGGGGTCTGTCTTTTTCACCCCGCCCTCGGGGTGGCCGATGATGCAGATTCCCCCCTCTGGAGACACAAAGCTGAAGGTGTCAAGCAAGCTTGAAGGCAACGTGATGTCAGGACCTGACCTAAGCTCCAGCAAAGCAAAGTCAAGATTCCCCGAATAATCTTTTCCATAGGCTACAACCTCACTTTTCACTGGTATCTGCTGCATTCTTGCATCCAGGTCTTCAAAGTCAAACGTGACTGTTACTGATTGTTGCAGCGTGTTAGTTATTTGCTCATAGATTTGCTGGACAACATGGGCGTTTGTAAGGATGAACTTGTCAAACAGAAAGAATCCAGTTCCTTTTGCATTCCCTTCAATTCTCACCTGACAAACAGAAGCACTCAGTTCTATCAGACTCTTCACTTTCTTTACCTCTTGGAAGCtctgtgttttctttccaaactCTACTCTTAAGAATTGTTGCACGTCTGAAGGcttcaaattctctctctctttcatgtgATCTACCAAGCCTGCATATTGGGAACGTAGGATGTTTAGGATCTCTTTAGAGTTTGGGATCTCTTGCCGTTTTTGCTTCACTACCAGAGATCTATCATCTTTTCCTGCCTCCTTTGACTGCAGCTGTGTTTTAACTGTGTCTGGTGTGGTAGGATTCTGAGGAGAGAGAGCTGCTTCCGATGTTCCACCAGCTGGGACGGACAGCTCTTCAGTTGGTGTGTTGTCCCCATCCTCAAGACTATCTGGCTGTGGCTGAGCTACACGACCGATACGTTTTACCTTCACAACCAACATTTCACCTTCAAGACCTTGATGACGTTTCCCAATAAAACCATCAACTGTCTGGGACATCTCTGTGTCGACACTCGTCGTCTCTGACTCAGAAAGAACACAGCGTGTTTTAAAGACAGTTTTATCAAATCGCCCATCTCTCCACAAGGCTTGCTCCACCTTTTCCCCTTTGTATCCGTATACACAAACATAGTCCACTTTCTTCCTTAGCTCTGGGTTATTCATTACATTGTTTACTATACCTTTTTCACCCCTAGTTTCAACAATGAAAGTCATCAACTTGTCAggttgtattttttggggggggttactcTGTTTGGAAAGGCCCTGGGTATCTGAAGAACTGCCGTTTAGAACTGTGATGAAGCTGACTGTCACTAGCTCATCGTTATCAATTAAATGGCAGGGGAAATGTGTACTGACAGCTGCCCTTCGTGCTTTTTCTCTTTGGATGACAATTCCCATcccctgtttttgatttgtcatgtCCTTGAACATCTCGCTTGTTCGCAGTGAATCCAGGACCGTTCCATGAGTATAGCATGTAATGGAGTATGTTTCGGATTTGGATTGGAACTGGTATCGGAAGGAATGTTTTTCATCATGTGCTTCTTTCTGTGACAGAAGAGATGTAAGTGTTAAGGCTCAGGGGATTAGAACCACAGTCTCCCTCTCAGGAAACCAACGTCAACCACTAGGCCAAGAGGAAATTCCCCCTTGGCCCGAGAGTGACACCGATTTTAAGATGCAGGAAGAGAGTGACTCCGCCTCACCTCCGCTACATCAGCTTGTAAAATAGAAGACTATACTAAAAAGAATACTCATAATTGATTATTATTAAAGAACAGATAAGTGTTAAGCAAATACAGGCAGATGAATGCATGTCTAACCTTGATATCAGGATCCTGAGATTGGCTAGATGCTCCTGGCTGGTTGCCCGAGGATTTACTCTGATGAGAACTCTGTAATGCATGAGTTACAACATATACATCAACTACAATTACAAGAAAGGGTCATTTTTCATCAAAACAAATTGTGTGACTTGCTTCAGCTGTCCAGGTGTATTTGTATGTTAGTGGAATCATTTCTGAAGTGTAAATTGTTAGAGGCTAGTGTTGAAAAATTGGGGCTAGTATAGTAGTGACTGTATTATAAATACTAGTGGGAAAGTAGCCTTTAGTGACTGTAGAAGTGGTGAATGGTGGTAGTGgaagtattagtagtagtatgcaGTGGTGGTAcgctttctcccctgacccatctgtctatctcctcatttgaattccatgctgtcacaatcacttgcccattcaagcttaacatccttatcatttatcgccgtccaggttcccttggagagttcatcaatgagcttgacgccttgataagttcctttcctgaggatggctcacccctcacagttctgggtgactttaacctccccacgtctacctttgactcatttctctctgcctccttctttccactcctctcctcttttgacctcaccctctcaccctccccccctactcacaaggcaggcaatacgcttgacctcatctttactagatgctgttcttctactaatctcactgcaactcccctatcataaggtgaatgtaccaatttgtaagtcgatctggataagagcgtctgctaaggtggcgtggcgagaatctgtctccgcaccacgtgctctcaccactggtgtcccccagggctctgttctaggccctctcctattctcgctatacaccaagtcacttggctctgtcatatcctcacacggtctctcctatcattgctatgcagacgacacacaattaatcttctcctttcccccttctgacaaccaggtggcgaatcgcatctctgcatgtctggcagacatatcagtgtggatgacggatcaccacctcaagctgaacctcggcaagacggagctgctcttcctcccggggaaggactgcccgttccatgatctcgccatcacggttgacaactcccttgtgtcctcctcccagagtgctaagaaccttggcgtgatcctggacaacaccctgtcgttctccactaacatcaaggcggtgacccgatcctgtaggttcatgctctacaacattcgcagagtacgaccctacctcacacaggaagcggcgcaggtcctaatccaggcacttgtcatctcccgtctggattactgcaactcgctgttggctgggctccctgcctgtgccatcaaacccctacaactcatccagaacgccgcagcccgtctggtgttcaaccttcccaagttctctcacgtcaccccactcctccgctctctccactggcttccagttgaagctcgcatccgctacaagaccatggtgcttgcctacggagctgtgaggggaacggcacctccgtaccttcaggctctgatcaggccctacacccaaacaagggcactgcgttcatccacctctggcctgctcgcctccctacctctgaggaagcacagttcccgctcagcccagtcaaaactgttcgctgctctggcaccccaatggtggaacaagctccctcacgacgccaggacagcggagtcaatcaccaccttccggagacacctgaaaccccacctctttaaggaatacctgggataggataaagtaatccttctaacccccccccccctttaaaagatttagatgtactattgtaaagtggttgttctactggatattataggtgaatgcaccaatttgtaagtcgctctggaaaagagcgtctgctaaatgacttaaatgtaaatgtaaaatgtaaattacgtaaatgtaaatgtggtaGAAGTGGTGGtcgtagtagtagtggtagtggtagcaatggtggttgtagtggtggtggtggtagtagtagtggtggtggtagaagtagtggtattagtagtagtagtagtggtagtggtagtagtagtagtggtggtagtggtggtggtggtagtagtggtgatggtagtagcaatggtggttgtagtggtagtactagtggtggtagaagtagtggtggtagtggtagtagtagtagtagtagtagtagtagtagtagtagtagtagtagtagtagtagtagtggtagtagtagtagtagtagtagtagtaatagtagtggtagtagtggtggcggtggtagtagtggtagtagtagtggtagtagtattagtagtagtggtggtagtggtagtagtagtagcaatggtggttgtagtggtggtggtagtagtagtggtagtagtagtggtagaagtagtggtattagtagtagtgatagtagtagtagtagtagtagtagtagtagtagtagtgatgaatggtggtggcagtagtagtagtggcggtaatagtagtagcaggggtagtggtagtagtagtagtagtaatggtggtagtattagtagtggta comes from the Salmo trutta chromosome 21, fSalTru1.1, whole genome shotgun sequence genome and includes:
- the LOC115157619 gene encoding protein FAM111A-like, which encodes MEDREKTQQNLDTFGKEITRPSNTSNNQQQTPDQSPGAVAKSSHQSKSSGNQPGASSQSQDPDIKKEAHDEKHSFRYQFQSKSETYSITCYTHGTVLDSLRTSEMFKDMTNQKQGMGIVIQREKARRAAVSTHFPCHLIDNDELVTVSFITVLNGSSSDTQGLSKQSNPPQKIQPDKLMTFIVETRGEKGIVNNVMNNPELRKKVDYVCVYGYKGEKVEQALWRDGRFDKTVFKTRCVLSESETTSVDTEMSQTVDGFIGKRHQGLEGEMLVVKVKRIGRVAQPQPDSLEDGDNTPTEELSVPAGGTSEAALSPQNPTTPDTVKTQLQSKEAGKDDRSLVVKQKRQEIPNSKEILNILRSQYAGLVDHMKERENLKPSDVQQFLRVEFGKKTQSFQEVKKVKSLIELSASVCQVRIEGNAKGTGFFLFDKFILTNAHVVQQIYEQITNTLQQSVTVTFDFEDLDARMQQIPVKSEVVAYGKDYSGNLDFALLELRSGPDITLPSSLLDTFSFVSPEGGICIIGHPEGGVKKTDPCFIIQYGDRKQAVEKHLKKQEEFLHVINNRYFEQNWDINTHLPRDTEKITYDTCFFHGASGSPVFNEYCQLIAMHTAGYSYQGKGGKTQSIIEYAIPLSGVLEEIIIQAVHRKRVDVLQGFLSQRSLKLDVVLERVKTQSDNASLVKAFQEKLPFNSNTSATDQGEQRTFYQFLFDKVDATGVDATGVDATGVDATGVDATGVDATGVDVTGVDATGVDAMEVDDDQWWKKF